The Bacillota bacterium genome contains a region encoding:
- a CDS encoding acyl-CoA dehydrogenase family protein, whose amino-acid sequence MDFQFGQEQEMLRRAAREFAETEIEPRVAEMEKTGQFPMELVKPMAEAGFFGVTVPTQYGGLGLGYVARLILLEEIGRVSAAVAMALQVFQLGVEPRG is encoded by the coding sequence ATGGATTTTCAGTTCGGCCAGGAACAGGAGATGTTGCGACGAGCCGCCCGTGAGTTCGCCGAGACGGAGATCGAACCCAGGGTGGCCGAGATGGAGAAGACCGGTCAGTTTCCGATGGAACTGGTCAAACCCATGGCCGAAGCGGGCTTCTTTGGAGTGACCGTCCCGACCCAGTACGGTGGGCTCGGGCTGGGTTATGTGGCCCGGCTGATCCTCCTTGAGGAGATCGGCCGGGTGTCGGCCGCCGTGGCCATGGCCCTCCAAGTCTTCCAGCTGGGCGTCGAGCCGAGGGG